The Candidatus Deferrimicrobiaceae bacterium genome includes a region encoding these proteins:
- a CDS encoding PDZ domain-containing protein, translating into MGSVGRKDRTGRWAGRGAAALFLLLAAGCAPASRTLVSAGGDVRACPPREESACIAGARAAGYVEQEQIGVVGITVAESAEPGKGLRILKVVPGSPAAASGVAAGDYLVRIKGQPVRGRREARMLMFGRAGTKVEFTVRRGIRVETVKVERVPAGKMGGQGR; encoded by the coding sequence ATGGGAAGCGTCGGACGAAAAGACAGGACGGGAAGGTGGGCCGGGCGCGGCGCGGCGGCGCTGTTCCTGCTGCTGGCGGCCGGGTGCGCCCCCGCGTCCCGGACGCTGGTGAGCGCGGGGGGCGACGTCCGCGCGTGTCCCCCCCGCGAGGAAAGCGCATGCATCGCAGGAGCGCGGGCGGCGGGCTACGTCGAGCAGGAGCAGATCGGCGTGGTCGGCATCACGGTCGCCGAATCGGCCGAGCCGGGGAAGGGGTTGAGGATCCTCAAGGTGGTGCCGGGGTCACCGGCCGCCGCGTCCGGGGTCGCGGCGGGAGATTACCTGGTGCGGATCAAGGGGCAGCCGGTGCGGGGCAGGCGCGAGGCGCGGATGCTCATGTTCGGCCGGGCCGGCACGAAGGTGGAATTCACGGTGCGGCGGGGAATTCGGGTCGAGACGGTGAAGGTGGAACGCGTGCCCGCCGGGAAGATGGGCGGTCAGGGGAGGTGA
- the thiC gene encoding phosphomethylpyrimidine synthase ThiC has product MTLMHRARNGKPVPEILAAAQRENVDPEMLRRKVAEGKVVIPKNIRRRPIAPIAVGEGLKVKVNANIGSSRDRADVALELEKMRVAVAAGADAVMDLSTGGPIDEIRRAILADCPVMIGTVPIYQAASDGILSKKSWVELTADDFFKGVEKQAEDGVDFMTIHCGVTRATIERLQREGRRLDIVSRGGSLLAEWMDVNGKENPFYEQYDRLLDLCREYDITLSLGDGLRPGCLSDATDRAQIHELSTLGELTERAWARDVQVMIEGPGHVPLNQIVTNMQLQKRLCHGAPFYVLGPLVTDVAPGYDHITAAIGGAIAAWHGADFLCYVTPSEHLRLPPLEDVRTGVIASRIAGHAADIARGIPGAIDWDNKMADARQRLDWKAQIELSIDPDMAREMRGGTMPTTDDTTCTMCADLCAIKTSQKAIRHAK; this is encoded by the coding sequence ATGACTCTCATGCACCGCGCACGCAACGGAAAGCCGGTTCCAGAAATCCTCGCGGCGGCGCAGCGCGAAAACGTCGACCCCGAGATGCTCCGCCGCAAGGTCGCGGAGGGGAAAGTCGTCATCCCTAAAAACATAAGGCGGCGCCCGATCGCGCCGATCGCCGTAGGCGAAGGGCTCAAGGTCAAGGTCAACGCCAACATCGGTTCGTCCCGCGACCGGGCCGACGTCGCCCTCGAGCTCGAAAAGATGCGGGTGGCCGTGGCGGCCGGCGCGGACGCCGTGATGGATCTCTCGACCGGCGGGCCGATCGACGAGATCCGCCGGGCGATTCTGGCCGACTGCCCCGTGATGATCGGGACGGTCCCGATCTACCAGGCCGCCTCCGACGGCATCCTGTCGAAGAAATCTTGGGTCGAGCTGACCGCCGACGATTTCTTCAAGGGAGTCGAGAAGCAGGCCGAGGACGGCGTCGACTTCATGACGATCCACTGCGGCGTCACGCGCGCCACGATCGAGCGGCTCCAACGCGAAGGCCGTCGGCTCGACATCGTCTCCCGCGGCGGATCGCTGCTCGCCGAGTGGATGGACGTCAACGGCAAGGAAAATCCGTTTTACGAGCAGTACGACCGGCTGCTCGACCTGTGCCGGGAATACGACATCACGCTATCCCTGGGAGACGGGCTGCGCCCCGGCTGCCTCTCCGACGCGACCGACCGGGCGCAGATCCACGAGCTGTCCACCCTGGGCGAGCTGACCGAGCGGGCGTGGGCGCGCGACGTCCAGGTGATGATCGAGGGGCCGGGACACGTCCCCCTCAACCAGATCGTCACCAACATGCAGCTTCAGAAGCGGCTGTGCCACGGGGCGCCCTTCTACGTCCTCGGGCCGCTCGTCACCGACGTCGCCCCGGGCTACGACCACATCACCGCGGCCATCGGCGGCGCAATCGCCGCCTGGCACGGCGCCGACTTCCTCTGCTACGTCACGCCCTCCGAACATTTGCGGCTCCCGCCGCTCGAGGACGTCCGCACCGGCGTCATCGCCTCCCGCATCGCCGGGCACGCGGCCGACATCGCTCGCGGCATCCCCGGCGCGATCGACTGGGACAACAAGATGGCCGACGCGCGGCAGCGTCTCGACTGGAAAGCCCAGATCGAGCTGTCGATCGACCCCGACATGGCGCGCGAGATGCGGGGCGGCACGATGCCCACCACCGACGACACCACCTGCACGATGTGCGCGGACCTGTGCGCGATCAAGACGTCGCAGAAGGCGATCCGACACGCAAAATAA
- the thiS gene encoding sulfur carrier protein ThiS, which translates to MNMEIVLNGEPRAVEAGATVLSLVASLSLPATRVAVERNRAIIRKSDYGTTALADGDRIEIVTFVGGG; encoded by the coding sequence ATGAATATGGAGATCGTGCTCAACGGCGAGCCGCGCGCGGTCGAAGCGGGCGCGACCGTCCTGTCGCTGGTCGCTTCGCTGTCGCTGCCCGCGACCCGGGTCGCCGTCGAACGCAACCGGGCCATCATTCGCAAAAGCGATTACGGGACGACGGCGCTGGCCGACGGAGACCGGATCGAGATCGTCACATTCGTGGGAGGTGGTTGA
- a CDS encoding phosphoribosyltransferase, which produces MPRFRDRRDAGRKLAEKLIHLVGQAGLLVAALPRGGVIVADEIARALAAPLDVLVVRKLGAPGQEELAMGAIGPGGIRVLNRQVIRPLGITDRQIEEVARVEQAEIVRRERAYRGDQPPLALSGRIVLLVDDGLATGATMRAAIAVAKAGGAARVVVAVPGAPPDTAAAIAREADEMIVLETPPLFHAVGQLYREFDQVSDAEVCRVMAEALSVRKTGIPSRSRASKS; this is translated from the coding sequence ATGCCGCGTTTCCGGGACCGTCGTGATGCGGGGAGAAAGCTGGCCGAAAAGTTGATCCATCTTGTCGGGCAGGCGGGGCTGCTCGTGGCCGCCCTCCCCCGGGGCGGCGTCATCGTCGCGGACGAGATCGCCCGGGCGCTGGCGGCACCGCTCGACGTGCTCGTCGTCCGAAAGCTGGGGGCACCCGGGCAGGAGGAGCTGGCGATGGGGGCGATCGGCCCGGGCGGAATCCGGGTGTTGAACCGGCAGGTGATCCGGCCCTTGGGCATCACCGATCGCCAGATCGAGGAAGTCGCCCGGGTCGAACAGGCCGAGATCGTGCGACGCGAGCGGGCCTACCGTGGCGACCAGCCGCCGCTGGCGCTATCGGGTCGGATTGTCCTCCTCGTCGATGACGGGCTCGCGACCGGCGCCACGATGCGGGCCGCGATCGCTGTCGCGAAAGCGGGCGGGGCCGCCCGGGTCGTCGTGGCCGTCCCGGGCGCGCCACCGGATACGGCGGCAGCGATCGCACGCGAGGCCGACGAGATGATTGTCCTCGAGACCCCTCCCCTTTTCCACGCTGTCGGCCAACTTTACCGCGAATTCGACCAGGTGTCCGACGCCGAGGTGTGCCGCGTCATGGCCGAGGCGCTTTCCGTCCGGAAAACGGGAATCCCTTCCCGATCCCGGGCATCGAAGTCGTAA
- the bamD gene encoding outer membrane protein assembly factor BamD: MRRTHFLAVFTPLLALLVFAQAGCSEKITRQTKLPDAEIFARGSRFYSQKSYRAAAEHFQVMLEKYPASPIASRAQLCLADARMERGDDIEAEAAFDDFLRLYPSDDNVPYALYRKGELLGREAADPGRDQVKTVEAIRAYGQFLQKEPAGPRAAVASGQIRTLRGRLAEHEVLVVRHYLKRKLPESAALRAMRAAADYPDVPATPVLLSLQADALDRQGKSSDAATIRADLAKRFPAFPGGKK, encoded by the coding sequence ATGCGCCGAACGCACTTCCTCGCCGTCTTCACGCCGCTCCTGGCTCTGCTCGTTTTCGCCCAGGCCGGCTGCTCCGAAAAGATCACCCGCCAGACCAAGCTGCCCGACGCCGAGATCTTCGCGCGGGGGAGCCGCTTTTATTCTCAAAAATCTTACCGGGCCGCGGCCGAGCATTTCCAGGTCATGCTCGAGAAATACCCCGCTTCGCCGATCGCCTCCCGCGCGCAGCTCTGCCTGGCCGACGCCCGCATGGAACGGGGCGACGACATCGAGGCCGAGGCCGCGTTCGACGATTTCCTGCGGCTCTACCCTTCCGACGACAACGTCCCATACGCCCTCTACCGGAAAGGCGAGCTGCTGGGCCGCGAAGCGGCCGATCCCGGCCGCGACCAGGTCAAGACCGTCGAGGCGATCCGCGCCTACGGGCAGTTCCTGCAGAAGGAGCCGGCCGGGCCGCGTGCCGCCGTCGCGAGCGGGCAGATCCGGACGCTGCGTGGCCGTCTCGCCGAGCACGAGGTGCTGGTCGTCCGGCATTACCTGAAGCGGAAGCTCCCCGAAAGCGCCGCGTTGCGCGCCATGCGGGCTGCGGCCGATTATCCCGACGTCCCCGCGACGCCGGTACTCCTCTCGCTCCAGGCCGATGCACTCGACCGGCAGGGGAAATCCTCCGACGCCGCGACGATCCGCGCCGACCTCGCCAAGCGGTTCCCCGCCTTCCCGGGAGGCAAGAAATGA
- the thiE gene encoding thiamine phosphate synthase, with protein sequence MRRAGFRLCLVTDRKAAPEGDLLRAVESALDGGLRCVQLREKDLGARALIRLADRMRTLTGRYGATLLVNDRVDIAMAVGADGVHLGAASIPPAEARRLLGPGALIGCSTHSHCELRAAEDGGADFVTFGPVFFTASKAAYGAPVGLSALDAACRATRLPVFALGGIGAAQISETLNAGAYGVALITEVMAAPDPAAAVRNLLLLLTDE encoded by the coding sequence ATGCGGCGCGCCGGCTTTCGTCTCTGCCTGGTCACTGACCGGAAAGCGGCGCCCGAAGGCGACCTGCTCCGGGCGGTCGAGAGCGCGCTCGACGGGGGCCTCCGCTGCGTCCAGCTTCGCGAGAAGGATCTGGGCGCACGCGCGCTGATCCGGCTCGCCGATCGGATGCGGACGCTGACCGGCCGGTACGGCGCGACACTCCTGGTCAACGACCGCGTCGACATCGCGATGGCGGTCGGCGCCGACGGCGTCCACCTGGGGGCGGCCTCGATCCCGCCGGCCGAGGCGCGGCGGCTGCTCGGCCCGGGCGCCCTGATCGGCTGCTCGACGCATTCGCATTGCGAGCTTCGGGCCGCCGAGGACGGCGGCGCCGACTTCGTTACCTTCGGTCCGGTCTTCTTCACCGCCTCGAAGGCGGCGTACGGCGCCCCCGTCGGACTGTCGGCGCTGGACGCGGCATGCCGCGCGACCCGTCTGCCGGTGTTCGCCCTGGGCGGCATCGGCGCGGCGCAGATTTCGGAAACATTGAACGCGGGCGCGTACGGCGTCGCCCTGATCACGGAAGTCATGGCGGCGCCCGATCCGGCCGCCGCCGTTCGAAATTTGCTCCTGCTTCTTACCGACGAATAA
- a CDS encoding dienelactone hydrolase family protein, with translation MRYFVALMLVMTLATAGSAAVKGKRIAYKQGDAVLEGHLAWNDAVKGRRPGVLVVHEWWGRNAYADHRADMVAALGYVALAVDMYGKGVVTDDAKRAGELSGQFKQDPALMRARINEALNVLRKDPRVDPKRIAAIGYCFGGTTVLELARSGAPVRGVVSFHGGLQTAHPEDAKNIKGKVLVLAGGDDPFVPPAQVSAFEDEMRNAGTDWQVVLYGGAKHSFTNPGVDRYKLDGAVYNEKADKRSWEAMKLFLAEAFK, from the coding sequence ATGCGATATTTCGTTGCGCTGATGCTCGTCATGACCCTTGCGACCGCCGGTAGCGCGGCCGTCAAGGGCAAGCGGATCGCCTACAAGCAGGGGGATGCGGTGCTCGAAGGGCACCTCGCCTGGAACGACGCCGTCAAGGGCAGGCGACCCGGCGTGCTGGTCGTGCACGAGTGGTGGGGCCGCAACGCCTATGCGGACCACCGGGCAGATATGGTCGCGGCGCTGGGGTATGTCGCGCTCGCGGTCGACATGTACGGCAAGGGCGTCGTGACGGACGACGCCAAGCGGGCCGGCGAGCTTTCCGGCCAGTTCAAGCAGGACCCCGCCCTGATGCGCGCGCGCATCAACGAAGCGCTGAACGTCCTGCGAAAGGACCCCCGCGTCGATCCGAAGCGGATCGCGGCCATCGGCTACTGCTTCGGCGGGACCACCGTGCTCGAGCTCGCCCGCAGCGGGGCCCCCGTGCGCGGCGTGGTGAGTTTCCATGGCGGACTGCAGACGGCGCATCCCGAGGATGCGAAGAACATCAAGGGGAAGGTTCTCGTGCTGGCGGGCGGGGACGACCCGTTCGTGCCCCCGGCCCAGGTGAGCGCTTTCGAGGACGAGATGCGGAACGCCGGGACCGACTGGCAGGTCGTTCTCTATGGGGGTGCGAAGCACAGCTTCACGAACCCGGGCGTCGACCGGTACAAGCTCGACGGGGCGGTCTACAACGAGAAGGCCGACAAGCGCTCCTGGGAGGCGATGAAGCTGTTCCTGGCCGAGGCGTTCAAGTAA
- a CDS encoding leucyl aminopeptidase, which translates to MRIELVSGDIVRRKADLLALGLFEGAKKTSGASATIDTALGGAVSAAIADGDFKGELGETLLMRPGKGIASPRLLLVGLGRKDRFTADHVRQAMLPILRAAKKCKAKTVATLLNGAGEGGVDPASCARFTALGAVLSAYEYDLYKPEKAHRVERLVVVASDAKTVSAASAALEKGVLLGESINWGRDLVAAPPADMRPDDLARAAKTLAGGKVSVTVHGRKELEKMKAGGILAVGRGSEIPPRLIVAEYRGGKKGAPWIALVGKGVTFDTGGISLKKPDGMDKMKYDMAGAAAMLSTLRAAAALAIPLNVVAIVPAVENMPSGTAYRPGDVLRAMSGKTIEVLSTDAEGRLILADALTYARGQYAPAEMIDAATLTGACVVALGSVSMGLMGNDAGLVEKLKDASAASGEKAWELPLHEEYFEQIKSDIGEIKNTGGPEAGTITAGCFLKEFAGDTPWAHFDIAGVAWREKDRMGYAPGPTCAPVRLLVEHLERSAARR; encoded by the coding sequence ATGAGGATCGAACTGGTCTCTGGAGATATCGTCCGCCGGAAGGCGGACCTGCTGGCCTTGGGACTCTTCGAGGGAGCGAAAAAAACGTCCGGCGCTTCTGCGACGATCGACACCGCGTTGGGCGGCGCCGTCTCGGCTGCGATCGCCGACGGCGACTTCAAGGGCGAACTCGGCGAGACGCTGCTGATGAGGCCCGGGAAGGGGATCGCCTCCCCCCGGCTGCTTCTCGTCGGGCTGGGGAGGAAGGACCGTTTCACAGCCGACCACGTGCGACAGGCGATGCTGCCCATCCTGCGGGCAGCGAAGAAATGCAAGGCGAAAACGGTCGCGACGCTCCTCAACGGCGCGGGGGAGGGCGGGGTCGATCCCGCATCCTGCGCACGGTTCACTGCTCTGGGGGCTGTCCTTTCGGCGTACGAATACGACCTTTACAAGCCCGAGAAGGCGCACCGGGTCGAGCGGCTGGTCGTCGTCGCTTCCGATGCGAAGACGGTGTCCGCCGCGTCGGCGGCGCTGGAGAAGGGCGTCCTTCTCGGCGAATCGATCAACTGGGGGCGTGACCTCGTCGCCGCCCCGCCTGCCGACATGCGGCCGGATGACCTCGCCCGCGCGGCGAAAACGCTCGCCGGCGGCAAGGTGAGCGTGACGGTCCACGGACGGAAAGAGCTCGAGAAGATGAAGGCGGGCGGCATCCTGGCGGTCGGCCGTGGCAGCGAGATCCCCCCGCGCCTGATCGTCGCCGAGTACCGGGGAGGGAAGAAGGGGGCGCCCTGGATCGCCCTGGTCGGCAAGGGCGTCACGTTCGACACCGGCGGCATCTCCCTCAAGAAGCCCGACGGGATGGACAAGATGAAGTACGACATGGCGGGCGCCGCCGCGATGCTGTCGACGCTCCGGGCCGCCGCCGCGCTCGCGATCCCGCTGAACGTCGTGGCGATCGTGCCGGCCGTCGAGAACATGCCCTCGGGCACCGCCTACCGTCCGGGTGATGTACTGAGGGCCATGTCGGGCAAGACGATCGAGGTGCTCTCGACCGACGCGGAGGGACGGCTGATCCTGGCCGACGCGCTCACCTACGCCCGCGGGCAGTACGCCCCTGCCGAGATGATCGACGCCGCGACGCTGACGGGCGCCTGCGTCGTCGCGCTGGGCAGCGTCTCGATGGGGCTCATGGGCAACGACGCGGGGCTCGTCGAAAAATTGAAGGATGCCTCCGCCGCCAGCGGCGAAAAGGCGTGGGAGCTGCCGCTCCACGAGGAATATTTCGAGCAGATCAAGAGCGACATCGGCGAGATCAAGAACACCGGAGGGCCGGAGGCGGGCACGATCACGGCCGGGTGCTTCCTCAAGGAGTTCGCCGGCGACACGCCGTGGGCCCACTTCGACATCGCGGGCGTCGCCTGGCGCGAAAAGGACCGGATGGGGTACGCACCCGGGCCGACCTGCGCCCCGGTGCGTCTCCTCGTCGAGCACCTCGAGCGCTCCGCGGCTCGCCGGTAG
- a CDS encoding CvpA family protein produces the protein MNLIDILIAAFCIGFAVSGLLNGLVRQAAGWAGLILGHLAGLKFGGVVQRMLGFEFSRAETVAYLVTFLAVYIAVRVVGSMAERRVRGSKLSGADRLTGGAAGLLKGLLLSILLVFLLVSLLPRDTQYLRNSKLTPKIVVAARWMAPAFPDKVREAFMEKLR, from the coding sequence GTGAACCTGATCGACATCCTCATCGCGGCATTCTGCATCGGTTTTGCGGTTTCGGGGCTACTCAACGGGTTGGTCCGCCAGGCGGCGGGCTGGGCCGGGCTGATCCTGGGGCACCTGGCGGGGCTGAAATTCGGCGGGGTCGTCCAGCGTATGCTCGGGTTCGAATTCTCGCGCGCCGAGACGGTCGCCTACCTGGTGACCTTCCTGGCGGTCTATATCGCGGTGCGCGTCGTGGGGTCGATGGCCGAGCGCCGCGTGCGCGGGTCGAAACTCTCGGGGGCCGACCGGCTCACGGGTGGGGCGGCGGGGCTGCTCAAGGGCCTCCTGCTGTCCATCCTGCTGGTGTTCCTGCTGGTGTCGCTGCTGCCCAGGGACACCCAGTATCTGCGCAACTCGAAACTGACCCCCAAGATCGTCGTCGCCGCGCGATGGATGGCGCCCGCATTTCCCGACAAGGTGCGCGAAGCGTTCATGGAAAAGCTGCGCTAG
- a CDS encoding thiazole synthase has product MDKPLVIGGKTFGSRLLVGTGKYPNNQTMVRALEASGAEIVTVAVRRVELDRGKASLLDHIDLKKYTLLPNTAGCFTADDAIRTCMLAREAGMSNMVKLEVLGDEKTLFPDVEALLEAARVLVREGFVVLPYTNDDPITARKLEDAGCAAVMPLAAPIGSGLGIRNPFNLKIILETVKVPVIVDAGVGTASDAAVALELGCDGILMNTAIASAKDPVMMAEAMREAVSAGRKALLSGRIPKKLYATASSPLDGMFF; this is encoded by the coding sequence ATGGACAAGCCATTGGTCATCGGTGGAAAGACGTTCGGTTCGCGGCTGCTGGTCGGGACCGGGAAATATCCGAACAATCAGACCATGGTCCGGGCGCTTGAAGCGTCGGGCGCCGAGATTGTCACCGTCGCGGTTCGCCGCGTCGAGCTCGACCGGGGCAAGGCGTCGCTGCTCGACCACATCGACCTGAAGAAATACACGCTGTTGCCCAATACGGCCGGCTGCTTCACCGCGGACGACGCCATCCGGACCTGCATGCTGGCACGCGAGGCGGGCATGTCGAACATGGTCAAGCTCGAGGTGCTGGGCGACGAGAAAACGCTTTTCCCCGACGTCGAGGCGCTGCTCGAAGCGGCCCGGGTCCTGGTCCGGGAAGGGTTCGTCGTTTTGCCGTACACGAACGACGACCCCATAACCGCACGAAAGCTCGAGGATGCCGGCTGCGCGGCCGTCATGCCGCTCGCCGCGCCGATCGGATCCGGGCTGGGCATCCGCAACCCGTTCAACCTCAAGATCATCCTCGAAACGGTCAAAGTGCCGGTCATCGTCGACGCCGGCGTGGGGACTGCCTCAGACGCGGCCGTCGCGCTGGAGCTCGGCTGTGATGGTATCCTGATGAATACGGCGATCGCCTCGGCGAAGGATCCCGTGATGATGGCCGAAGCGATGCGCGAGGCGGTTTCAGCCGGGCGCAAGGCCCTCCTCTCCGGGCGGATCCCGAAGAAGCTGTACGCGACCGCCTCGTCGCCGCTCGACGGAATGTTTTTCTAG
- a CDS encoding tetratricopeptide repeat protein has product MSSDLSTLIMMGKRAFEEKDFPRAERLLREAVDGGAAYADLHHTLGLIHHQWGDFERAIACFEQALVLNPSYTEALLSLSITLNELGRYEEAKDAYRRANASISAPAEEPSAQGNLFRGRIANLHAELGELYMALGQHDDAIREYRQALTVAPGFPDLRIRLATALREAGRLEDALVETGRVIAEHPENVTALVQEGIINYLLGRKNDARRAWETALFREPLNKLVQLYLNTLDRDGGEIHLP; this is encoded by the coding sequence ATGAGCAGCGACCTGTCCACCCTGATCATGATGGGAAAGCGCGCCTTCGAAGAGAAGGATTTCCCGCGCGCAGAGCGGCTGCTGCGGGAGGCCGTCGACGGGGGCGCCGCCTACGCCGACCTCCATCACACTTTGGGGCTCATCCACCACCAGTGGGGCGACTTCGAACGGGCGATCGCATGCTTCGAGCAGGCGCTCGTCCTCAACCCCTCCTACACCGAGGCGCTGCTGTCGCTCTCGATCACGCTCAACGAGTTGGGGCGCTACGAGGAGGCAAAGGATGCCTACCGCCGCGCCAACGCCTCCATTTCGGCGCCCGCCGAGGAGCCGTCCGCCCAAGGCAACCTTTTCCGCGGCAGGATCGCGAACCTGCACGCCGAGCTCGGAGAACTATACATGGCGCTCGGCCAGCACGACGACGCCATCCGGGAATATCGGCAGGCGCTGACGGTCGCGCCGGGATTCCCCGACCTGCGCATCCGGCTGGCGACCGCCCTCCGGGAGGCGGGACGCCTCGAGGACGCGCTCGTCGAAACGGGCCGCGTCATCGCCGAGCATCCCGAGAACGTGACCGCGCTCGTGCAGGAGGGAATCATCAACTATCTGCTCGGGCGGAAGAACGACGCCCGGCGCGCCTGGGAAACCGCTCTCTTCCGCGAGCCGCTCAACAAACTGGTCCAGCTTTACCTGAACACGCTCGACCGCGACGGCGGAGAGATTCACCTCCCCTGA
- the hydG gene encoding [FeFe] hydrogenase H-cluster radical SAM maturase HydG, which produces MNPPNCPSGAMPLPVDADAVSTLLASSPPYARTEALALLESLSPGRRLACTEAARLLATDDIPTWEAAARTAGRIRQAVFGRRVVLFAPLYLSNHCGNNCLYCGFRRDNLREKRVSLTPAQAAAEAAFLVKKGFRRLLLVTGEHPARTQIDYLCDVLRTIYRDTGMRILHVNAAPMAVEQLRELKAAGAGVFQVFQETYHPETYKVMHPSGPKADYAWRLTVMDRAFEAGFEDVGIGPLLGLYDFRFEVLAAIRHAEHLLDKFGAFPHTISVPRFKEAFGSALAAAPCPVSDADFEKAVILYRLCVPSAGVVVSTREPAALRERTLDIGASQISAGSKVDPGGYVAGERKAASEQFVVGDTRPIETMLRVVLDRGYLPSLCTSCYRSARTGRTFTGMATRGEIRGFCLPNALLTLAEFGTSAEDPALRKACLDAVESGRGEMSGAPLEAEFGRKLSRILSGERDLFF; this is translated from the coding sequence ATGAACCCCCCGAACTGCCCGTCCGGCGCCATGCCCTTGCCGGTCGACGCCGATGCCGTCTCGACGCTGCTGGCCTCGTCTCCCCCTTACGCGCGCACCGAAGCGCTCGCACTCCTCGAATCGCTTTCGCCTGGGCGGCGACTCGCCTGCACCGAGGCGGCCCGGCTGCTCGCGACCGACGACATCCCGACCTGGGAGGCCGCCGCAAGGACCGCGGGCCGCATCCGCCAGGCGGTATTCGGCCGGCGGGTCGTCCTCTTCGCCCCGCTCTACCTTTCGAACCACTGCGGCAACAACTGCCTCTATTGCGGGTTCCGCCGCGACAACCTGCGCGAGAAACGGGTATCTCTGACCCCCGCCCAGGCTGCGGCCGAGGCGGCCTTCCTCGTGAAGAAGGGGTTCCGCCGGCTGCTGCTCGTCACCGGGGAGCACCCGGCGAGAACGCAGATCGATTACCTGTGCGACGTCCTGCGGACGATCTATCGCGACACCGGCATGCGCATCCTGCACGTCAACGCCGCGCCGATGGCCGTCGAGCAGCTCCGCGAGCTCAAGGCCGCGGGCGCGGGCGTTTTCCAGGTCTTCCAGGAGACGTACCACCCGGAGACGTACAAGGTCATGCACCCGTCGGGCCCCAAGGCCGATTACGCATGGAGGCTCACCGTCATGGACCGGGCGTTCGAAGCCGGGTTCGAGGACGTCGGGATCGGGCCGCTGCTGGGGCTTTACGATTTCCGGTTCGAAGTGCTAGCCGCGATCCGCCACGCCGAGCACCTGCTGGACAAATTCGGGGCTTTCCCGCACACGATCTCGGTCCCTCGCTTCAAGGAGGCGTTCGGGTCGGCGCTCGCCGCCGCTCCCTGCCCCGTCTCCGACGCGGATTTCGAAAAGGCCGTCATCCTCTACCGGCTCTGCGTCCCCTCCGCGGGCGTCGTCGTCTCTACCCGCGAGCCGGCCGCGCTGCGCGAGCGGACGCTCGACATCGGCGCTTCCCAGATCAGTGCCGGCTCCAAGGTCGATCCCGGCGGCTACGTCGCGGGAGAGCGGAAGGCGGCATCCGAGCAGTTCGTCGTCGGCGATACCCGCCCCATCGAGACGATGCTTCGCGTGGTCCTGGACCGCGGCTATCTCCCCTCGCTGTGCACGAGCTGCTACCGGAGCGCGCGGACCGGACGGACGTTCACCGGGATGGCGACCCGCGGCGAGATCCGCGGCTTCTGTCTGCCCAACGCGCTGCTGACGCTGGCCGAGTTCGGTACGTCGGCCGAAGACCCGGCGCTCCGGAAGGCGTGCCTCGACGCGGTCGAGTCCGGGCGCGGCGAAATGTCGGGCGCCCCGCTCGAAGCCGAGTTCGGGCGGAAGCTTTCTCGCATCCTTTCGGGCGAGCGCGATCTGTTTTTCTAG